A portion of the Stella humosa genome contains these proteins:
- a CDS encoding S41 family peptidase: MAGGSISSLLTIGSGRRAFAAMQHERPRLRLAAPLLALALAISACSQSISPSTEVAEERPDRVFLASLQEVTDLYIDPVDLGTLAVAGLNGLAKVDPTVNATREGELVRIRGDQRNIVEIPAPPSRNAPAWAAVMTRAVAAARADSRKLSTAESDAVYDAVLTAMVAGLDRFSRYAGSDVAREQRASRDGFGGIGVTINVENGVTRIVSVIPESPAAMAGVQVDDQILTIDGNGAAGLDQREVVQLLRGRVDSTVRLTIARPGIIDLLEVPITRQRIVVPTIRVEHIGPIAHVRILSFNQQTGRRLVEALEQLLAERAGQLRGVILDLRNNPGGLLDQAVRVADAFLGEGPIIATRGRHPASNQSFEAGARDMMRGVPMVVLINGGSASAAEIVAAALQDRGRAVVVGSASFGKGTVQTVMRLPNDGELTLTWARLLSPSGYLLHEHGVIPTICTNGLVDDTASLRLGLLRETRAMGPGGAAATPRMQLDDDGWRTLRNTCSGQSREQDVDVKLAERLLLDGSLFQRALRLSQAAVAPPRPGASVADRRRTTELRQ, encoded by the coding sequence ATGGCAGGCGGTTCTATCAGTTCGCTTTTGACGATTGGCAGCGGCCGGCGCGCCTTTGCCGCGATGCAGCATGAACGTCCTCGCCTGCGCCTTGCTGCCCCGCTGCTCGCCCTGGCGCTGGCCATTTCAGCGTGCAGCCAAAGCATCAGCCCCAGCACCGAGGTGGCCGAGGAACGTCCGGACCGCGTCTTCCTGGCGAGCCTCCAGGAAGTGACCGACCTCTACATCGACCCCGTCGATCTCGGCACCCTGGCGGTGGCCGGGCTGAACGGCTTGGCCAAGGTCGATCCGACGGTCAACGCGACCCGCGAGGGCGAACTGGTGCGCATCCGCGGCGACCAGCGGAACATCGTGGAAATCCCGGCCCCCCCGTCGCGCAACGCCCCCGCCTGGGCCGCCGTGATGACGCGCGCGGTGGCCGCCGCCCGGGCCGATTCGCGCAAGCTTTCCACCGCCGAGTCCGATGCCGTCTACGATGCCGTGCTGACCGCCATGGTCGCTGGCCTGGATCGCTTCTCGCGCTATGCCGGGTCCGACGTGGCGCGCGAGCAGCGGGCGTCGCGCGACGGGTTCGGCGGCATCGGCGTCACCATCAATGTCGAGAACGGCGTCACCCGCATCGTCTCCGTCATCCCGGAGAGCCCGGCCGCCATGGCCGGCGTGCAGGTCGACGACCAGATCCTGACCATCGACGGCAACGGTGCCGCCGGCCTGGACCAGCGCGAGGTCGTGCAGCTGCTGCGCGGCCGGGTCGACAGCACGGTCCGGTTGACGATCGCGCGGCCGGGCATCATCGACCTGCTGGAGGTGCCGATCACCCGCCAGCGCATCGTCGTGCCGACGATCCGGGTCGAACATATCGGGCCGATCGCCCATGTCCGCATCCTCAGCTTCAACCAGCAGACCGGCCGCCGGCTCGTCGAGGCGCTGGAGCAGCTCCTGGCGGAGCGCGCGGGACAGTTGCGCGGCGTCATCCTCGACCTGCGCAACAACCCCGGCGGCCTGCTCGACCAGGCGGTGCGGGTGGCCGACGCCTTCCTGGGCGAAGGGCCGATCATCGCCACGCGCGGCCGCCATCCCGCCAGCAACCAGTCGTTCGAGGCGGGCGCGCGGGACATGATGCGCGGCGTGCCGATGGTGGTGCTGATCAATGGCGGCTCGGCGTCGGCCGCCGAGATCGTCGCCGCCGCCTTGCAGGATCGCGGGCGCGCCGTCGTCGTCGGCAGCGCGTCCTTCGGCAAGGGCACGGTGCAGACGGTGATGCGGCTGCCCAACGACGGCGAGCTGACCTTGACCTGGGCACGCCTGCTGTCGCCCAGCGGCTATCTGCTGCACGAGCATGGCGTCATCCCCACCATCTGCACCAACGGCCTGGTGGACGATACGGCCAGCCTGCGCCTGGGCCTGTTGCGCGAGACGCGCGCGATGGGGCCGGGTGGTGCCGCCGCCACGCCCCGGATGCAGCTCGACGACGACGGCTGGCGCACCCTGCGCAACACCTGCAGCGGCCAGTCGCGCGAGCAGGATGTCGACGTGAAGCTGGCCGAGCGCCTGCTGCTCGACGGGTCCCTGTTCCAGCGCGCACTTCGCCTGTCGCAGGCGGCCGTCGCCCCGCCGCGCCCCGGCGCCTCGGTCGCCGACCGCCGCCGCACCACCGAACTGCGCCAGTAG
- the dprA gene encoding DNA-processing protein DprA has protein sequence MVAPPHPPLSPGERIARWRLIRSERIGPLSVLGLVERHGSATAAIAALADEPRSPAIAPADAVAEEALRLEALGAGSLVWGDPDYPPALAAIADPPIVLATRGRRELLARPMVAIVGARNASGAGRRFAETLAGELGAAGFVVVSGMARGIDAAAHRGALTAGTVGVLATGIDVAYPNENRELQARVAEEGLLLTESVPGTGPRAENFPRRNRIVAGLALGVVVIEAAERSGSLITARLAGEQGREVFAVPGSPLDPRCKGTNGLIRNGAQLVESAADVIDQLRPQTAPVRRLAPVPTVRNPAPGGPDGAAALVLEQLGPTPLSVDELVRQCQLSNAAVAAILLEFELEGRIERHPGQKVSLR, from the coding sequence ATGGTTGCACCTCCCCACCCGCCCCTCTCGCCCGGCGAGCGCATCGCGCGCTGGCGGCTGATCCGCAGCGAGCGGATCGGGCCGCTCAGCGTGCTGGGGCTGGTGGAACGGCACGGGTCGGCAACCGCCGCCATTGCCGCGCTGGCCGATGAGCCACGCTCACCCGCCATCGCGCCGGCCGATGCCGTCGCCGAGGAAGCGCTGCGGCTGGAGGCGCTGGGCGCCGGGTCGCTGGTATGGGGCGACCCCGACTATCCGCCGGCCCTGGCCGCCATCGCCGATCCGCCGATCGTGCTGGCGACCCGCGGCCGACGCGAACTGCTGGCCCGGCCGATGGTGGCGATCGTGGGTGCACGCAACGCGTCGGGCGCCGGCCGCCGCTTTGCCGAGACGCTGGCCGGCGAACTGGGTGCCGCCGGCTTCGTCGTGGTGTCGGGCATGGCGCGCGGCATCGACGCCGCCGCCCATCGGGGGGCGCTGACGGCCGGCACGGTGGGGGTGCTGGCGACCGGCATCGACGTCGCCTACCCGAACGAGAACCGCGAACTCCAGGCCAGGGTCGCCGAGGAGGGGTTGCTGCTGACCGAGTCCGTGCCGGGGACCGGGCCGCGGGCCGAGAACTTTCCCCGCCGCAACCGCATCGTCGCGGGCCTGGCGCTGGGCGTGGTGGTGATCGAGGCGGCCGAGCGCTCGGGTTCGCTCATCACCGCCAGGCTGGCGGGCGAGCAGGGCCGCGAGGTCTTCGCCGTGCCGGGATCGCCGCTCGATCCGCGCTGCAAGGGCACCAACGGCCTGATCCGGAACGGTGCGCAACTGGTGGAAAGTGCGGCCGACGTCATCGATCAGTTGCGGCCCCAGACGGCACCGGTCCGGCGCCTCGCCCCCGTCCCCACCGTCCGTAATCCAGCACCAGGCGGGCCCGACGGGGCGGCCGCCCTGGTCCTGGAACAGCTTGGCCCGACGCCGCTGTCGGTTGACGAACTCGTGCGCCAGTGCCAATTGTCCAACGCGGCCGTTGCGGCGATCCTGCTCGAGTTCGAACTCGAGGGCAGGATCGAACGACACCCAGGACAAAAGGTGTCGCTGCGTTGA
- the topA gene encoding type I DNA topoisomerase — MNVVVVESPAKAKTINKYLGPGFQVLASYGHVRDLPAKDGSVDPEHDFNMLWEVDGRSEKHMRAIADAAKGATNLYLATDPDREGEAISWHVREVLEQRRALKGVEVQRVVFNEITKSAIVEAFKHPRALNRELVDAYLARRALDYLVGFTLSPVLWRKLPGSRSAGRVQSVALRLVCEREAEIEAFKPQEYWTVEATFQTEEGNRFTARLTHLAGRKLEKLDIANAAGAAAAVAAVEARSFHVGPVERKQVRRHPQPPFTTSTLQQEASRQIGMTASRTMRTAQRLYEGVDIGGETVGLITYMRTDGVQISGEAIAAARRLIGGRYGEKYVPDAPRVYRTQAKNAQEAHEGIRPTDMFRTPDQVSSQLSDEERRLYELIWRRTVASQMESALLEQVGADLLSGDRQVTLRATGSTLLFDGFLKLYREGRDDAEDEDGDRRLPPLVDGGAVDRLGVDSAQHFTQPLPRYSEASLVKRLEELGIGRPSTYASIIEVLQDRGYVRLDRKRFVPEDRGRLVTAFLTGFFDKLVQYNFTAEMETKLDAVSDGRVDWRQLLRDFWQDFSTQIAQTKDLSIKDVVSALDEDLGRHFFPDTGEGGRDPRGCPTCGDGRLGLKLGKFGAFIGCSNYPECRYTRPLAIENGDGSAGADGGDPNVPKKLGDDPDTGLPVWMRKGPYGQYVQLGDAEGDTKPKRQSIPKGMPPGDVTLAVALSLLALPRTIGNHPETGDPIVAGIGRFGAYVKHGPTYKSIGSGDDVLTIGLNRAVDLLASAPGRGRQPGRPIGDHPADGKPITVHAGKYGPYVQHGEIRATLPKGMDADAVSVAVALPLLAERAAKAPAKPAPRRRAAASDKAAAPARKAAAPKKAAAKSAASADTATKAKPAAKKPAVKKAAAKPATAKAKPAAKAKAAPRKAAAKAEEQ, encoded by the coding sequence ATGAATGTCGTCGTCGTCGAATCGCCGGCCAAGGCCAAGACGATCAACAAGTACCTTGGACCCGGTTTCCAGGTGCTTGCCAGCTATGGCCATGTCCGCGACCTGCCCGCCAAGGACGGCTCCGTCGACCCCGAGCACGACTTCAACATGCTGTGGGAAGTCGACGGCCGCTCCGAAAAGCACATGCGCGCCATCGCCGATGCGGCCAAGGGCGCCACCAACCTCTATCTGGCCACCGACCCGGATCGCGAGGGCGAGGCCATCTCCTGGCACGTCCGCGAGGTGCTGGAGCAGCGCCGCGCCCTGAAGGGGGTGGAGGTCCAGCGGGTCGTCTTCAACGAGATCACCAAGTCCGCCATCGTCGAGGCGTTCAAGCATCCCCGTGCCCTGAACCGGGAGCTGGTCGACGCCTACCTGGCGCGCCGCGCGCTGGACTATCTGGTGGGCTTTACCCTGTCGCCCGTGCTGTGGCGCAAGCTGCCGGGCAGCCGGTCCGCCGGCCGCGTGCAGTCGGTGGCGCTGCGCCTGGTGTGCGAGCGCGAGGCCGAGATCGAGGCCTTCAAGCCGCAGGAATACTGGACGGTGGAGGCTACCTTCCAGACCGAGGAAGGCAACCGCTTCACCGCCCGCCTGACGCACTTGGCCGGCCGCAAGCTGGAAAAGCTCGACATCGCCAACGCGGCCGGGGCGGCTGCCGCCGTGGCCGCGGTCGAGGCGCGCAGCTTCCATGTCGGCCCGGTCGAGCGCAAGCAGGTGCGCCGCCACCCGCAGCCACCCTTCACGACCTCGACCCTGCAGCAGGAAGCCTCGCGCCAGATCGGCATGACGGCGTCGCGCACCATGCGCACCGCCCAGCGCCTCTACGAGGGCGTGGACATCGGCGGCGAGACGGTCGGCCTCATCACCTACATGCGTACCGACGGCGTGCAGATCTCGGGCGAGGCGATCGCGGCTGCCCGGCGCCTGATCGGCGGCCGCTATGGCGAGAAGTACGTTCCCGATGCGCCGCGGGTCTATCGCACCCAGGCCAAGAACGCCCAGGAAGCCCATGAGGGCATCCGCCCGACCGACATGTTCCGCACCCCCGACCAGGTGTCGAGCCAGCTGTCGGACGAAGAACGGCGGCTCTACGAGCTGATCTGGCGGCGCACCGTCGCCAGCCAAATGGAAAGCGCGCTGCTGGAGCAGGTCGGCGCCGACCTGTTGAGCGGCGACCGCCAGGTGACGCTGCGGGCCACCGGCTCCACCCTGCTGTTCGACGGCTTCCTCAAGCTCTATCGCGAGGGCCGCGACGACGCCGAGGACGAGGATGGCGACCGCCGCCTGCCGCCGCTGGTCGATGGCGGCGCGGTCGACCGGCTCGGCGTCGATTCCGCCCAGCATTTCACCCAGCCCCTGCCGCGCTACAGCGAGGCCAGCCTGGTGAAGCGGCTGGAGGAGCTGGGGATCGGCCGGCCGTCCACCTATGCCTCGATCATCGAGGTGCTGCAGGACCGCGGCTATGTCCGGCTCGACCGCAAGCGCTTCGTGCCCGAGGACCGCGGCCGGCTGGTCACCGCTTTCCTCACCGGCTTCTTCGACAAGCTGGTGCAGTACAATTTCACCGCCGAGATGGAGACCAAGCTCGACGCGGTGTCGGACGGGCGGGTCGACTGGCGCCAGCTCCTGCGCGACTTCTGGCAGGATTTCAGCACCCAGATCGCCCAGACCAAGGACCTGTCGATCAAGGACGTGGTCTCGGCGCTGGACGAGGACCTGGGCCGCCACTTCTTCCCCGATACCGGCGAGGGCGGGCGCGACCCGCGCGGCTGCCCGACCTGTGGCGACGGCCGGCTTGGCCTGAAGCTCGGCAAGTTCGGCGCCTTCATCGGCTGCTCGAACTATCCCGAATGCCGCTACACGCGGCCGCTGGCGATCGAGAACGGCGACGGCTCGGCCGGCGCGGACGGCGGCGACCCGAACGTGCCCAAGAAGCTGGGCGACGACCCCGATACCGGCCTGCCGGTCTGGATGCGCAAGGGCCCATATGGCCAGTACGTGCAACTGGGCGATGCCGAGGGCGACACCAAGCCCAAGCGACAATCGATCCCCAAGGGCATGCCACCCGGCGACGTCACGCTGGCGGTCGCCCTCTCGCTGCTGGCCCTGCCGCGGACCATCGGCAACCATCCCGAGACGGGCGACCCGATCGTGGCCGGCATCGGCCGCTTCGGTGCCTATGTGAAGCATGGGCCGACCTACAAATCGATCGGCTCGGGCGACGACGTGCTGACCATCGGCCTCAACCGGGCGGTCGACTTGCTGGCGAGCGCGCCGGGCCGCGGGCGCCAGCCGGGCCGGCCGATCGGCGACCATCCGGCCGACGGCAAGCCGATCACCGTGCATGCCGGCAAGTACGGCCCCTATGTCCAGCATGGCGAGATCCGCGCCACCCTGCCCAAAGGCATGGATGCGGACGCGGTGAGCGTTGCCGTCGCCCTGCCGCTACTGGCCGAGCGCGCGGCCAAGGCGCCCGCCAAGCCGGCACCGCGCCGCCGTGCAGCCGCGAGCGACAAGGCCGCCGCCCCCGCCCGCAAGGCAGCCGCCCCGAAGAAGGCGGCTGCCAAGTCTGCTGCGTCGGCCGACACCGCAACCAAGGCCAAGCCGGCAGCGAAAAAGCCGGCCGTCAAGAAGGCTGCCGCGAAGCCCGCCACGGCCAAGGCAAAGCCGGCCGCCAAGGCCAAGGCCGCCCCGCGCAAAGCTGCGGCCAAGGCCGAGGAGCAGTAG
- a CDS encoding DUF4139 domain-containing protein, with the protein MMAPPAGAAPQMERSRAFSVAAPVPVPSQPATVAAPVVAEDAVARVLFRYPRPVTVAAGQSAMVPIVDRMVPVTQVALYQPGVEASHPFAAVALTNDSGATLPPGILTLYERGRDGLSGHVGDARLATLPVGEKRMLAFAVDRGIAIAREEQRRQTATSARIAGGVMTVSIVDRQTTTYRIRATKGEERSLVIEHLRPIDWELVTPPPAGIELAREAWRIPVRIGADGSQVVPVTTQRPRQTVVRLDNARDAEIGVYVSAPDLDPKVRDALKRVVELREALAAIVQRTKAIEQERKTAGEEQERIRANLQAVPARDAMHTRYLGALKTQEDRLDRLATDLQAARDAERAAREGLSAYIAGLDL; encoded by the coding sequence ATGATGGCGCCGCCCGCCGGTGCCGCCCCGCAGATGGAACGCAGCCGCGCCTTCTCGGTCGCAGCCCCCGTGCCGGTGCCCTCGCAGCCGGCAACGGTCGCGGCCCCCGTGGTGGCCGAGGACGCCGTCGCCCGCGTGCTGTTCCGCTATCCCCGGCCGGTGACGGTGGCGGCCGGCCAGTCCGCCATGGTGCCGATCGTCGACCGCATGGTGCCGGTCACCCAGGTGGCGCTCTACCAGCCGGGGGTGGAGGCCAGCCACCCGTTCGCCGCCGTGGCGCTGACCAACGACAGCGGCGCCACCCTGCCGCCCGGCATCCTCACCCTCTACGAGCGCGGCCGCGACGGCCTGTCGGGCCATGTCGGCGACGCGCGCCTGGCCACCCTGCCGGTGGGCGAGAAGCGGATGCTGGCGTTTGCCGTCGACCGCGGCATCGCCATCGCGCGCGAGGAACAGCGGCGGCAGACGGCCACGTCCGCCCGCATCGCCGGTGGGGTCATGACCGTCAGCATCGTCGACCGGCAGACCACGACCTATCGCATCCGCGCCACCAAGGGCGAGGAGCGGTCGCTGGTGATCGAGCACCTGCGCCCCATCGACTGGGAACTGGTGACGCCGCCGCCGGCCGGCATCGAACTGGCGCGGGAGGCCTGGCGCATCCCGGTGCGCATCGGCGCCGACGGCAGCCAGGTGGTGCCGGTGACGACCCAGCGGCCGCGCCAGACCGTGGTGCGGCTGGACAATGCCCGGGATGCCGAGATCGGCGTCTATGTCAGCGCGCCCGACCTGGACCCGAAGGTCCGCGATGCGCTGAAGCGCGTGGTCGAACTGCGCGAGGCCCTGGCCGCCATCGTCCAGCGCACCAAGGCGATCGAGCAAGAGCGCAAGACCGCGGGCGAGGAGCAGGAACGCATCCGCGCCAACCTTCAGGCCGTGCCCGCCCGCGACGCCATGCACACCCGCTATCTCGGCGCGCTGAAGACCCAGGAGGATCGTCTCGACCGGCTCGCGACCGACCTCCAGGCCGCCCGTGACGCCGAGCGGGCCGCGCGCGAAGGGCTGTCGGCCTACATCGCCGGGCTCGACCTGTAG
- the rpmG gene encoding 50S ribosomal protein L33 gives MAKAAQILIRLNSTADTGYFYVTRKNPKTSTEKLNFKKYDPIARKHVEFKEGKIK, from the coding sequence ATGGCCAAGGCCGCACAGATTCTCATCCGGCTGAACAGCACCGCCGACACGGGCTACTTCTACGTGACCCGCAAGAACCCGAAGACCAGCACCGAGAAGCTGAACTTCAAGAAGTACGACCCAATCGCGCGCAAGCACGTCGAGTTCAAGGAAGGCAAGATCAAGTAG
- a CDS encoding ROK family protein, giving the protein MQIGDDFRIGIDLGGTKIEAILLDRDGIERARRRIATPASAGYDATIGAIRGLVDELEAEFAIRPPAPVGIGMPGAISPATGLVKNANSVFLNGRPFDRDVAAALGRPVRVANDADCLAVSEATDGAGAGADSVFAAILGTGVGGGLVVAGRPLRGPNAVAGEWGHNPLPWPLDSERPGPACYCGRQGCIETFLSGPGLARDLARHDPRGLDGPAIVAAAESGDPAAAAALDRYVDRLARALATVINLFDPHAIVLGGGLSRIDRLYTDVPARWGDYVFSDRVTTPLRPARFGDSSGVRGAAWLWPRQDR; this is encoded by the coding sequence ATGCAGATCGGCGATGACTTCCGCATCGGCATCGACCTGGGCGGCACCAAGATCGAGGCCATCCTGCTCGATCGCGACGGCATCGAGCGGGCGCGCCGACGCATCGCCACGCCCGCGTCGGCAGGCTACGACGCCACGATCGGGGCCATCCGGGGCCTGGTCGACGAGTTGGAGGCCGAGTTCGCCATCCGCCCGCCGGCGCCCGTCGGCATCGGCATGCCGGGCGCCATCTCGCCCGCCACCGGGCTGGTCAAGAACGCCAACAGCGTCTTCCTGAACGGCCGCCCGTTCGACCGCGACGTCGCGGCGGCCCTCGGCCGCCCGGTGCGTGTGGCCAACGACGCCGACTGCCTGGCCGTATCGGAGGCGACGGACGGCGCGGGTGCCGGCGCCGATTCGGTCTTCGCGGCCATCCTCGGCACCGGCGTCGGCGGTGGGCTGGTAGTGGCGGGCCGGCCGTTGCGCGGCCCCAACGCCGTCGCCGGCGAGTGGGGCCACAACCCCCTGCCCTGGCCGCTCGACTCCGAACGTCCCGGCCCCGCCTGCTATTGCGGGCGGCAGGGCTGCATCGAGACGTTCCTGTCCGGCCCGGGCCTCGCGCGGGACCTCGCCCGCCACGACCCCCGTGGCCTCGATGGTCCGGCCATAGTCGCCGCGGCCGAATCCGGCGACCCGGCGGCGGCGGCGGCACTCGATCGCTATGTCGACCGGCTGGCCCGCGCCCTGGCGACGGTCATCAACCTGTTCGACCCCCACGCCATCGTACTGGGCGGCGGCCTGTCGCGCATCGACCGGCTCTATACGGACGTGCCCGCCCGCTGGGGCGATTACGTCTTTTCGGACCGGGTCACTACGCCGCTGCGGCCGGCCAGGTTCGGCGACTCCAGCGGCGTGCGTGGTGCGGCCTGGCTGTGGCCACGGCAGGATCGGTAG
- a CDS encoding Fic/DOC family protein, with protein MPVGSFDLKHLRAIHRHLFQDIFDWAGEIRTVEIAKGGNQFQFRRYIETGMADVHRRIVAAGFLRGLSATTFARHAGPIMGDVNYAHPFREGNGRTQLHCLRQLADQAGHALHLTRIAPAAWLHASKEAHFARYDAMGQAIASAIPR; from the coding sequence GTGCCGGTTGGGTCATTCGACCTGAAGCACCTGCGCGCCATCCATCGCCATCTGTTCCAGGACATCTTCGACTGGGCCGGCGAGATCCGGACCGTGGAGATCGCCAAGGGCGGCAACCAGTTCCAGTTCCGGCGCTATATCGAGACGGGCATGGCCGACGTGCATCGCCGCATCGTCGCGGCCGGTTTCCTGCGCGGCCTGTCGGCGACGACATTTGCCCGCCATGCCGGGCCGATCATGGGCGACGTGAACTACGCCCACCCCTTTCGGGAGGGTAACGGGCGCACGCAACTCCACTGTCTACGCCAGCTTGCCGACCAGGCCGGCCATGCCCTCCACCTGACGCGGATCGCGCCGGCGGCATGGCTGCACGCATCGAAGGAAGCCCACTTCGCGCGCTACGACGCGATGGGGCAGGCCATAGCCTCGGCGATCCCGCGGTGA
- the rnr gene encoding ribonuclease R, protein MTRRRDRATVQFPDRDTIVEFIRTSPVPVGKREIARKFGLGIEHRGALKSLLRELEETGAVERGPGRRLAPRDALPEVTTIEVTGMDLDGELMARPVGAAVDAGEGVRIYVAAERSGASRIAVGTRMLARLTRVGTDEYQAKPIRVIEGDAGRVVGVFMTDERIRGGGFAGRVVPTDRRQKTEYRVAIADAREAQPGELVVAEVLPKTRLGLPQAAIVERLGDMANPRTFSLVAIHTHGIPIEFPPEAIADAEAARPVGLEGREDLRGLPLVTIDGADARDFDDAVWAEPAGGSDGGWNAVVAIADVAHYVRPGSPLDREARRRGNSVYFPDRVVPMLPEALSNELCSLRPNEPRACLAVHLRIDAHGQLIGHRFVRGLMRSTARLTYEQVQSAIDGNPDDVTGPLLEPVIRPLYGVFAALNQARAARGTLDLDLPERQVLLGPDGHIDRVVPRRRYDSHKLIEELMIAANVAAAEAASERQMPCLYRIHDAPDPAKVEALRPVLDSLGLKLARGQVLKPRHFNDIISKVAGTPHAPMVHDLILRSQAQAQYRPENIGHFGLALRRYAHFTSPIRRYADLVVHRALIEALRLGEGGGRQEVGALDELGDHLSQTERRAALAERESVDRYTAAYLSERIGTEVSGRIGGVARFGLFVTLSETGADGLVPVSTLPGDFYDHDTRSHALVGRRWGRTYRLGEAVRVRIVEADPMTGGLVLALLDPEERWSTGAVAAQAQRRRAGQRPPPRDRRGR, encoded by the coding sequence TTGACCCGCCGCCGCGACCGCGCCACCGTCCAGTTCCCCGACCGGGACACGATCGTCGAATTCATCCGCACGAGCCCGGTGCCGGTCGGCAAGCGCGAGATCGCGCGCAAGTTCGGCCTGGGCATCGAGCACCGTGGCGCGCTGAAGTCGCTCCTGCGCGAGCTTGAGGAGACCGGCGCCGTCGAGCGCGGCCCCGGTCGCCGCCTGGCGCCGCGCGATGCCCTGCCCGAGGTGACGACGATCGAGGTCACCGGCATGGACCTGGACGGCGAGCTGATGGCCCGCCCGGTGGGTGCGGCGGTCGATGCCGGCGAGGGCGTGCGGATCTATGTCGCGGCCGAGCGCAGCGGTGCTTCCCGCATTGCGGTCGGCACGCGCATGCTGGCCCGCCTGACCCGCGTCGGAACCGACGAGTACCAGGCCAAGCCGATCCGCGTGATCGAGGGCGATGCGGGGCGCGTCGTCGGCGTCTTCATGACCGACGAGCGCATCCGCGGCGGCGGCTTCGCAGGCCGCGTCGTGCCGACCGACCGGCGCCAGAAGACGGAATACCGGGTCGCCATAGCCGACGCCCGCGAGGCACAGCCGGGCGAACTGGTGGTGGCCGAGGTACTGCCCAAGACGCGGCTCGGCCTGCCGCAGGCGGCCATCGTCGAGCGCCTGGGCGACATGGCCAACCCGCGCACCTTCAGCCTGGTCGCCATCCATACCCACGGCATCCCGATAGAGTTCCCGCCCGAGGCCATTGCCGACGCCGAGGCGGCCCGGCCCGTGGGCCTGGAGGGGCGCGAGGATCTGCGCGGACTGCCGCTGGTAACGATCGACGGCGCCGACGCGCGCGACTTCGACGATGCCGTCTGGGCCGAGCCGGCGGGCGGCAGCGACGGCGGCTGGAACGCCGTGGTCGCCATCGCCGACGTCGCCCACTATGTGCGGCCGGGCTCGCCGCTCGACCGCGAGGCGCGCCGCCGTGGCAACTCGGTCTACTTCCCCGACCGGGTCGTGCCGATGCTGCCGGAGGCGCTGTCGAACGAGCTGTGCTCGTTGCGCCCGAACGAGCCGCGCGCCTGTCTGGCCGTCCACCTGCGCATCGATGCCCATGGCCAGTTGATCGGCCACCGCTTCGTCCGCGGCCTGATGCGGTCGACCGCGCGCCTGACCTACGAGCAGGTCCAGTCCGCCATCGACGGCAACCCCGACGACGTGACCGGGCCGCTGCTGGAGCCGGTCATCCGCCCGCTCTATGGCGTCTTCGCCGCCCTCAACCAGGCCCGTGCCGCCCGCGGCACGCTCGACCTCGACCTGCCCGAGCGCCAGGTGCTGCTGGGCCCCGACGGCCATATCGACCGGGTGGTGCCGCGCCGGCGCTACGACAGCCACAAGCTGATCGAGGAGCTGATGATCGCGGCCAATGTGGCCGCGGCGGAGGCCGCCAGCGAGCGCCAGATGCCCTGCCTCTATCGCATCCACGACGCCCCCGACCCGGCCAAGGTCGAGGCGCTGCGCCCGGTGCTGGACAGCCTCGGCCTGAAGCTCGCCCGCGGCCAGGTGCTGAAGCCGCGCCACTTCAACGACATCATCTCCAAGGTCGCGGGCACGCCGCACGCGCCGATGGTTCACGACCTGATCCTGCGCAGCCAGGCCCAGGCGCAGTACCGGCCCGAGAACATCGGCCATTTCGGCCTGGCGCTCCGCCGCTACGCCCATTTCACCTCGCCCATCCGCCGCTATGCCGACTTGGTCGTGCATCGTGCCCTGATCGAGGCCTTGCGCCTGGGCGAGGGCGGCGGCCGGCAGGAGGTGGGGGCGCTCGACGAGCTTGGCGACCATTTGAGCCAAACCGAGCGCCGGGCCGCCCTGGCCGAGCGCGAGTCGGTCGACCGCTATACCGCCGCCTATCTCTCGGAGCGGATCGGCACCGAGGTCAGCGGGCGGATCGGCGGGGTCGCGCGCTTCGGCCTGTTCGTGACGTTGAGCGAGACCGGCGCCGATGGCCTGGTGCCCGTCAGCACCCTGCCGGGGGACTTCTACGACCACGACACGCGCAGCCATGCCCTGGTGGGCCGGCGCTGGGGCAGGACGTATCGCCTGGGCGAGGCGGTCCGCGTCCGCATCGTCGAGGCCGACCCCATGACCGGTGGCCTCGTCCTGGCCCTGCTCGATCCGGAAGAGCGCTGGTCGACCGGCGCGGTCGCCGCCCAGGCCCAACGCCGACGAGCAGGCCAGCGACCGCCGCCGCGGGATCGAAGGGGCCGCTGA